Proteins encoded within one genomic window of Fibrobacter sp.:
- a CDS encoding DNA modification methylase has translation MELRNVAIEEIIPYANNPRQNDKAVDKVAESIKQCGYIAPIIVDEDMVVLAGHTILRALKKLKNKTVQIAVVAGLSEEQKKYRLLDNKTNEFADWDMEKLLEELEGLDFEGVDFGFDLGDMNGEEAEAQEDDYDQEPPEEPKSKLGQVYKLGRHRLMCGDSTSKDDVKKLVGGTQVDLLLTDPPYNVDYTGKTADALKIENDKMEDGNFRQFLIDAFAAADAVMKPGACFYIWHADSEGYNFRGACKDVGWPVRQCIIWNKNTMVMGRQDYQWKHEPCLYGWKEGAGHLWASDRKQTTVINFNKPTRNDIHPTMKPVGLFDYQIKNNTKGGDAVLDLFAGSGTTIMACEQNGRNAYCMEFDPRYVDAIIDRWETFTGQKAELVEE, from the coding sequence ATGGAATTAAGGAACGTAGCAATTGAGGAGATTATCCCTTACGCGAACAACCCACGACAGAACGATAAAGCTGTCGACAAGGTGGCTGAAAGTATAAAACAGTGCGGATATATCGCGCCGATTATCGTTGACGAGGACATGGTTGTCCTTGCTGGCCACACTATACTTCGCGCACTTAAAAAGCTCAAAAACAAAACCGTGCAGATTGCGGTCGTTGCAGGACTTTCGGAAGAGCAGAAGAAGTATCGTCTGCTCGATAACAAGACAAACGAGTTCGCAGACTGGGATATGGAAAAGCTCCTGGAAGAGCTCGAAGGACTGGATTTTGAAGGCGTGGACTTTGGATTTGATCTCGGAGATATGAACGGCGAAGAAGCCGAAGCCCAGGAGGACGATTACGACCAGGAACCGCCGGAAGAACCGAAGAGCAAGCTTGGCCAGGTATATAAGCTCGGCCGACACAGACTTATGTGCGGCGATTCTACATCAAAAGACGATGTAAAGAAGCTCGTAGGCGGCACCCAGGTAGACCTACTTCTTACCGACCCGCCTTACAACGTAGACTATACAGGCAAAACGGCAGACGCTTTGAAGATTGAAAACGACAAGATGGAAGATGGAAACTTCCGTCAGTTTTTAATCGATGCATTTGCGGCAGCAGACGCGGTTATGAAGCCTGGAGCTTGTTTCTATATCTGGCACGCAGATTCAGAAGGATATAACTTCCGTGGCGCTTGCAAGGACGTCGGTTGGCCAGTTCGCCAGTGTATTATCTGGAATAAAAACACTATGGTTATGGGCCGCCAGGATTACCAGTGGAAACACGAACCGTGCTTATACGGATGGAAGGAAGGCGCCGGACACCTGTGGGCATCCGATAGAAAGCAGACAACGGTTATCAACTTTAACAAACCGACACGAAACGATATCCACCCGACAATGAAGCCGGTCGGCCTTTTTGATTACCAGATCAAAAATAACACGAAAGGTGGCGACGCGGTCCTCGACCTTTTTGCTGGCAGCGGTACCACAATAATGGCCTGCGAGCAGAACGGTAGGAACGCATATTGCATGGAGTTTGACCCGAGATATGTGGATGCGATCATCGATAGATGGGAAACCTTTACTGGCCAGAAGGCTGAGCTTGTAGAGGAATAA